The Halomonas denitrificans DNA window AGGGGTCGCCGGACTTGAACCAGGCGCGGGCGGTCTGCGTGTTTGCGTTCGAACTCATGACACTGCCTACAGGCTGCTGTAACGGGCGCGCAGGCGCTGGCGAACCAGCTCCGCGATGGTATTGACCAGGAAGGTGATCGCGAACAGTACCAGCCCGGCCAGGAACAGGATGCGGTAGTGGGTCGAGTCGACCGCGGTTTCCGGCAGCTCCACGGCGATGTTGGCCGACAGGGTCCGCATGCCTTCGAAGATGTTGAAGTTGGTCACCGGGCTGTTGCCGGTCGCCATCAGCACGATCATGGTTTCGCCGACGGCCCGACCGAAGCCGATCATCACCGCCGAGAAGATGCCGGGGCTCGCGGTCAGCAGGACCACGCGCGTCACCGTCTGCCACGGCGTGGCGCCCAGCGCTAGCGAGCCCTGGGTCAGGTGGCGAGGCACGGTGAACACCGCGTCCTCGGCGATCGAGAAGATGGTCGGGATCACCGCAAAACCCATTGCGATGCCGACGACCAGGGCGTTGCGCTGGTCGTAGGTGATCCCGACATCGGTGAACCACTGGCGCATCGATCCATCGAAGAACGCGATCTCGATCAGCGGCGACAGCTCGACCAGGCCCCAGACCACCAGCGCGATGACCGGAAGCAGGATCACGGCCTCCCAGCCGTCGGGAACGCGCGAGCGCAGGTCACGCGGCAGTCGACTGAAACCGTACGCGATGACCAGGAACGCCAGGGGCAGTCCGATCAACACGGTGAAGACCGCGGGAATGTGGTTCTCGAGGAACGGCGCCAGCCACAGGCCGGCCAGGAAGCCCAGGATGACGGTCGGCAGCGCTTCCATCACCTCGATCGTCGGCTTGACGTAGCCCCGGAGCTTCGGCGCCATGAAATAGGCGGTGTAGATCGCACCGGCGATCGCCAGCGGGGTGGCGAACAGCATCGCGAACAGCGCCGCCTTGATGGTCCCGATGGTCAGGGGCACCAGGGAGAACTTGGGTTCGAAGCTGTCGGCGCCCGACGAGGCCTGCCAGACGAATTCGGGATCGCTGCGGCCTTCGTACCAGACCTTGCCCCACAGCGCCTTCAGCGAGGCCTCGGGATGGTTGTTGCGCACGTCGTGCACGGTCAGGACGCCCGATGCCGACTCGGTGACCAGCCGGTCGTCGACGGGCGACACGCCGACCGCGACCAGCGGATCGTCGGAGACCGGCTCGAGGTACATCGTCCGGGCCGAGGTGCCGTAGTGCAGCCCGAGGCCGCCGGTCGCATCGACCGCCGCGAACCCCTTGCGGGTGTACTCGGGCTGGATGCCGGTGATCGCCCCGGGATGGGTCTCGAACTCGCGGACGCGGGTCAGCCGGAAGATGTTGTCGCCGGCCTCGGCCCGTTCGTCGCGGACCAGGAACCACTGGCTGAGCCGCCCGGACGAGGTGCCGATCACCCAGGAAAAGGTGCCGTTGAGCATCCGCATCGCGGTGATCGACTCGTCCGGTTCCACCGCACGCAGTTCGTCGCGCAGCACGGCTTCGTTCGGGCGGGAAATGTCCCAGTACAGCAGCCGGCCGTCGGCGTGGGCGCCGATCAGGGTCCAGAGATTGGCGGTCAGCTCCAGGTCGTCGATGCGTCCGCTCGGCGCCGGCAACGTCCAGGCCTGGCGCGAGACTTCGGTTTCGCCGGTCAGGAACGCCGTGCGCGTCCGGAATCGCACCAGCAGCAATCGTCCGTCGTCGGTCTGCGCAGCGATGCCGACGTCCTCGCCGGCCTGCTGCACGGCCAGGGTGGTCAGCGGCCGGCCCTCGGGGTCGACGACCAGCGGATCGCGGCCGAGTGGAAACTCCGGATCGGGCCGCACGCGGCGCGTGTCGCCCTCGAATTCCAGGCGAATCCCATGGCGAACCAGCAGTGCAGTGCCGTTCGACAGGCCGAAGGCGGCGAGCCGCGCGCGCGGTTCGGCCATCGCCGAACCGACCACTTCGAGGCCGTCGGGGACCGGGAGTTCGATTCGATCGAGGACCTCGCCGCTGTCCAGTTCGAAGTAGGTCAGCGTGCCCGAGCGGTCGTAGCGCATGCCGACTTCGTCATACCGCTCGAGGGCCAGCTGGGCCACTTCGCCGCCGAAGGCCGATTCGACCGGGTAGCTGGCCGCCGGATCGACGTCGGCGCCGCGCAGCATCGGCAGCACTTCGCTGAACAGATAGACGAAGATCAGGGTCAGCGCGATCACCACGCCGCCGCCGCCGGCGCGGACCATCCAGCGCGCAGCGCCGTCGGCCAGGTAGCGGCGCCGGCGACGCCGGGCCATGGCCTCTTCGCTGGGCAGGAAACTCTGCTTGGAATCGAGGACCGGTTGTCCGGGGTCGTTCATCGAAGGCGCCGATCGGAAATCGTGAATGGTAGCTTGGATGGAACCGCGCGGACCGGACCATCGGCCCGGCCCTTTGTCGGAACCACGAAACGAACGGAGCCGGCGCGACCGATCGCGCCGGCTCCGGGGACTGCGGTGTTACAGGTCGAGCTCGGCACGGATCCGCTCGGCCACCGGGGCCGGAAGCGGGATGTAGCCGTCCCGGGCCACCACTTCCTGGCCCTGGCGCGACAGCACCAGGCGGAAGAATTCGCGCTCCAGCGGAGACAGCGGATCGTTCGGCGGCTTGTTGACATAGACGTACAGCAGCCGCGAGAGCGGATACTCACCGGCCACGGCGGTCTCGGCCGTCGGGGCGACGCACTCGCCGTCGGCCTCGGCCGCGATCTCCAGCGCCTTGACGCTCGAGGTCATGTAGCCGATGCCGGAGTAACCGATGCCGTTGAGCGACTCGGACACGCCCTGCACAACCGACGCCGAACCCGGCTGCTCGTTGATGCCCGGCTTGAAGTCTCCGCCGCACAGCGCGTTGTCCTTGAAGAAACCGTAGGTGCCCGACACGGCGTTGCGCGAGTACAGGGTGAAATCGCGGTTCGCCCAGGCACCTTCCAGGCCGAGGTCGCCCCACCGGGTGATGTCGTCGGCCCCGCCGCAGCGACGGCTGACCGAGAAGATCGCGTCGACCTGCGGCACGGACATGCAGCTCAACGGGTTGTCCTTGTTGACGATCACGGCGATCGTGTCGATGCCGACGCCGACCGGGGTCGGCGGGTAGCCGAAGCGCTCCTCGAACTCCTGGATCTCGTTCGAGCGCATCAGTCGGCTCATCGGCCCGAAGTTCGCGGTGCCCTCGGTCAGCGCGGGCGGCGCAGTGGAGGAGCCGGCGCCCTGGATCTGGATGTTGACATTGGGGTAGATCTTGGCGAACTCCTCCGCCCACAAGGTCATCAGGTTGTTCAGCGTGTCCGACCCGATCGACGACAGGTTGCCGGACACGCCGGAGACCGGCTCGTAGTCCGGCAGCGCCGGGTCGACCTCGGCCAGGACCGGGTTGGACAGGGCGAAGGCGAACGCCGCCGCCAGACCCATGCTCGTCTGCCTCAGATTCATTGCTGCCACCTCAAGTTTGATGAAAGAAACGAGCGTAGCGACCGCGGATGACGCGTCCATGACCGGATGCCGGCCAAGCGCTACGAGGCGCACAGGGTGTGTCAGAAATGTTACAGCACCATGACGCTGCGCGCAGGGCTCAGGCGCGCGCGGACTCGGGTCGCAGCGACCGCACCCGCTGGCGCGGGAATTCGCAGCAGAACTCGCTGCCCTCGCCCGGCTCGGATTGCATGGTCAGGCGGCCGTCGTGGCGCTGCAGCACGTGCTTGACGATCGCCAGACCCAGCCCGGTTCCGCCGTGGGACCGGCTCCTCGACGGATCGACGCGATAGAAGCGCTGGGTCACGAACGGCAGGTGCCGGGCCTCGATGCCGATTCCGTCGTCGGTGACCCGGAAACGCGCGGATCCGTCGGCATCGCAGAACCAGTCCACCTGGATCCGCCCGCCCGCTTCGGTGTAGCGCACGGCGTTGAACACCAGGTTGGAGAACGCGCTGTAGAGCTCGCGCTCGATGCCGGCCAGGCCCAGGCTGTCGTCGATCCCGACGTCGATCGTACGGCTGCCGTCGGACTGCGCCTCGGCCTCACCGACGATCCGACGGATCATCTGCGGCACGGGCACCGGCTGCTCGTCCGGCTCGCCCGGCGCATCGGTCTCCAGGCGCGAAAGCTCGAGCAGATCATTGACCAGCGAGGTCATCCGACCACACTGGGCCTGCATCTCGGCCAGCGGACCGGCCCAGACCTCGGGGATCGAGTCGTCGTCGGCCAGGTTTTCGAGGTAGCCACCGAGAACGGTCAGCGGCGACCGGAGTTCATGCGAGGCGTTGGCGACGAAATCACGCCGCATGTTCTGCAAGCGCTGCATCCGTGTGATGTCGCGAACCAGCAGCAGGTACTGGCCGCGACCGTACGGCACCACGCGCACCGCCAGCAGGTGTCCCAGGCGGATCGGCGAGGCCACGTCCACGGCGCGCGTGAAGTCCGCTTCGCGCATGTACTGTTCGAAGGCCGGCGCGCGCAGCAGGCTGGTGACGGGCTGGCCGAGGTCGCGGTTGCCGGCCAGGCCCAGCAGCCGGACCGCGGCGTTGTTGAACCAGGTGATCCGCCAGTCCGTATCGAGCACCAGCGTGCCGTCGGGCATCGCTGCGGTCGATTCCCGGAATTCGCGGATCACGCGGGCCAGCCGCTTCTTTCGCTTGGTGTAGCGGCGCTGCAGCCGGTAGTAGTGCTCGAACACCTCGCCCCACACACCCCAGGACTGCGGCGGCTGGCTGTGGCGCCCGCTGCGCAACCAGCCTTCGAGCCGTTGCATCTGGCGAATGTGGCGAAGGCTGGTCACGGCGAAGGCGCTGGCCAGCCACCAGCCGAAGGCGCCGTCGAACAGCAGCCAGGACAGCGCGGCCAGCCCGACCCAGAGGCCGAGGAACAGGAATTCCGACAGCCAGGCCGTGCGCATCAGCCGCTCGAGGCGCCCGGCGAGAACCGGTAACCGGCGCCGCGCACCGTCTGGAGATACTTGTCGAAGCCATGCGGGGCCAGCGCCTTGCGCAGGCGCAGTACGTGCACATCCACCGTGCGCTCCTCGACGTAGACTCCGCCGCCCCAGACATGATCGAGCAACTGGGCCCTGCTGTAGACCCGGTCCTGGTGGGTCATGAAGAATTTCAGCATGCGGAACTCGGTGGGGCCGAGCTCGATCGGCTGGTCGCCGGCCAGCACCCGGTGCGAGGCGAGATTCAGGACGAGTCGGCCGGCGGTGACCTCGTCGCCGTCACCCTCGGGCGAGGCGCGGCGCAGGACCGCTCGCATCCTGGCCAGCAGTTCGCGGGCCGAGAACGGCTTGGTGATGTAGTCGTCGACGCCGCTGTCGAGGCCGCGCACCTTGTCGTCCTCGGTCGAGCGGGCGGTCAGCATGATCACCGGGATGCTCCGGGTCAGCTCGTCGCGGTTCAGGCTGCGCGCGAACTCCACGCCGCTGTTGTCGGGCAGCATCCAGTCGAGCAGGATCAGGTCCGGCCGGTGATCCGCCACCCGGACCCTCGCGGTCCGGCAGTCACCGGCCTCGATCACCTCGTACCCACCGCGCTTGAGATTGAATCCGATCATGTCGCGGATCGCCTCGTCGTCCTCGACCACCAGCACCTTCTTGTCCATCGGCCGCGTCGCCTTCATCCGGATCGTCCCGCCATTGCACCAGCGGCAAATGACCGATCCATGACAGTCCGGAGGCGGCCCCGCGACGACGTCATGACGCCGCGCCCTTCGCTTCCTTCGCCGTGCGGCGCCCGGCGGACGGGCGATCGTCGCCGTAGAGTGCGATCATCGCCCGGGCCGCGCCGGCGACCTGTTCGCGCAGGAAGTCCGGCTCCAGCACTTCGACGTCGGCGCCGTAGCGAAGCACGTCCATGACCAGTTCGCGGCTGGAGCCGAACGGCAAGGTCAATTCCACGGCACCGTCGTCCAGGCGCTCGAGCCGCTGGTCCGGGTGCCAGTGCTCGTCGGCCGCCCAGCGCGACGCCTCCGGAGAAAAGCGGAGCCGGGCGCGGTGCTCGGCGGGACCGGAAAAGATGCCGTAGGCGCCGTCGTAGTGCGCCCGGAGAGCGTCGCTGTCGAGCTCCTCGGCATGCGCATCGGCCGAGCTCAGCGCCTGGATCCGCTCGACGGCGAAGCTGCGCAGTCCTTCGGCGTCGTGACACCACGCATCGAGATACCAGCGGTCGCGGTAGGCGGTCAGCCGCTGGGGCGAAACGGTGCGCTCGCTGACCTCGTCGCGGCGGCGGCCGTGGTAGCGGATCGTCACCCGGCGCCGCTGGAACAGGGCCTGCAGGAGGTCCTCGAACAGCCGTCCGGGAACCGGACGGCCGGCGTCGTGACGGATATGGATGCGCTCCGGGTGCTCGGAGAAGTCGATGCCCTCCTGGTCGATCAGCTGGCTCATTCGCTGCTGCAGGTTGACCAGTTCGTCCTGGAGCAGCCCGGGCTGCACGTTGGCCAGGATCTGGCGCGCGGTCAGCAGGGCCTGCAGTTCCTCGGGGCTGATCCACAGCCCGGGAAGCTCGAAGCTGCCGGCCAGCGAGCGGTCGTAGAAGAAGTGCCGGGTCTCGGGATCCTGCTCCAGCGGCGCGCCGAGCACGTCGCGCAATTCGGCGATCAGCCGGTACAGCGTCGCCTGGCTGCAGCCGAGCTCGTCCATCAGCACCTGCCTGGATACGGGCGTTCTGCGCTGCCGCAGGATGTCGTGCAGGTGATAGAGCTTTTCGCGGCGAGACATGGACTCGTCGCGCTAGTCAGCCGGACCGCTGCCGGCAGTCGCTGCAGATGCCGTAGATCTCCAGCACCTGGCGGGTGGGACGAAAGTCGCGCGAGGCCGCGAATTCGGTCAGCTCCGGGGTGCTGACGCGCTCGGGAAGTTCGATCACCGCGTCGCAGCCCTCGCAGATCAGGAAGCGACCCTGGTGCCGGTGTTCCGGGTGGAAACAGCTGACGAAGGCGTTGAGGGTCTCGAGCCGGTGGATGAAATGATGCTCGAGCAGGAACTCCAGCGCGCGATAGATCGTCGGCGGGGCCGCCGAGGGCTGCTCCGCCTTGAGCTGGTCGAGCAGGTCGTAGGCCTTGACCGGCCCGTCGGCGGCCAGGATCAGCTCGAGGACGCGGCGACGGGTCGGCGTCAGCCTGAGGCTGTCCTGCGCACAGCGCTGTTCCACTTCCTCGATGACGCGGCCCGGCTGCATCCTTCGATTCTAATGCAAAGCCCGGACCGGTTACGCGTCAGCCGGCCTGGGCGGCGCGCTCGGCGATGAAGGCCAGGGCGCGGTCGATCCGGTCCAGCGAACGCTGCCGGCCGACCAGCCACAGCGTCTGGTCGATCGACGGAGAGCTGCCGTGCCCCATCAGGGCGACGCGGAGCGGCTGCCCGATCTTGCCCATGCCGACGCCGAGCGACTCGGCGGTGTCGCGCACCGCCCGTCCCAGCGACTCGACCTCCCAGGTGCAGTGCTCCAGCTGCTCCCGTACCGCCTGCAGGGGTTCGGCGGCGACCGGCCGCAGGTGCTTCTTCGCTGCCCCCGGCTCGAAGGTCTCGAAATCGGCGTAGAACGCCCGGCTCTGTTCGACCAGCTCGGCCAGGGTCTCGAAGCGTTCACGCTGGACGGTCAGCAGGTCTGCGAGCGGCGGCCCCAGGGTCGGGTCCAGCCCGTGGTGCGCGAAGTGCCACTTCAGTTCCGGGTCGATGCGTTCGAAGGGGGCGACCTTGAGGTAGTGCTGGTTCAGCCAGTTCAGCTTCTCCGTGTCGAAGCGCGAGGCCTTGCGATTGACGTCCTCGATCCGGAACAGCCGCACGAGGTCGTCGCGGGAGAACTGTTCCTGGTCGCCGTGGGACCAGCCCAGGCGAGCCAGGTAGTTGACCAGCGCATCGGGCAGGTAGCCCTGCTCGCGCCAGGCCATCACGCTCACCGCCCCGTGCCGCTTCGACAGGCGCGCGCCGTCGTCGCCGAGGATCATCGGCACGTGCGCGAACTCCGGCACCGGCGCGCCGAGGGCGCGGTATAGGTTGATCTGGCGCGGCGTGTTGTTGATGTGGTCGTCGCCCCGGATGACCAGGTTGATCTTCATGTCGAGGTCGTCGACGACCACCGCGAAGTTGTAGGTCGGGGTACCGTCGCCGCGCTCGATGACCAGGTCGTCGAGCTCGTCGTTGGCGATCTCGATCTCGCCCCGGACCCGGTCGACGAAGCGAACCGTGCCCTGGTCGGGGTTGCGGAACCGGATCACGGGGTCGACGCCCTCGGGGGCATCCTTGGGGTCCAGGTCCCGGCAGTGGCCGTCGTAGCGCGGCTTCCTGCCCTCTGCCATCGCCGCCTCGCGCAGCGAATCCAGCCGCTCGCGCGAGCAGTAGCACCGGTACGCCTTGCCCTCGTCCAGGAGCCGCTGGGCCGTCTCCCGGTACAGCGCCATCCGCTCGGACTGGTAGTACGGGCCTTCATCGGGCGTCAGTTCGAGCCAGGCCAGACCGTCGAGGATCGCCTGCACCGAGTCGGCGGTCGAGCGCTCGCGGTCCGTGTCCTCGATCCGGAGGACGAAGTCGCCGCCGGTGGCCCGCGCGGCGAGCCAGCAGAACAGCGCCGTGCGGGCGCCGCCGATGTGCAGGAAACCGGTCGGGCTGGGTGCGAAGCGGGTACGGATCGGATCGCTCATGTCGGCTTCCAGGGGGCGGGAACGGAGGTCGGGCGACCGCCGGGCGACGACGCCGGGGCCGCGAAAAGCGCGGTAGTCTAGCAGATCGCCGCTCCGGCACGCCTGCGCGCGCTTGCAGTATAACGGGCCCCGGACCCTCTTCCGTCCGCTCCGATTCCAGGCAGGCCGTGCACCCCGAGTATCGAGCCGAAGACCCGAGCCGAGTGTTCCGCGTGCTGCGCGGCCGGCCCGTGCTGCGCGGGCTGCTGGCGCTGGCCGTGGTGCTCGGCACGCTGTCCGGGCACGACCCGGCGACCGAGCTCGAGCGGGTCCGCGAACGCGGCCGCCTGGTGATGCTGACGATCAACGGCGCAACCACCTACTATCTCGGGCCCAACGGCGAATCCGGCTTCGAGTACGACCTGGCTCGCGCGTTCGCGGATTCGCTCGGGGTTCCCCTGGAGGTCGTCGCGCTTCCCTCGGTCGAGCAACTGGTCCCGGCGCTGCTCGCCGGACGCGGCGACTTCCTCGCCGCGAACCTTTCGCGCAGTCCCGACCGGCTCGACGACCTGCGCTTCGGTCCGGTCTACGAGCAGGTCGAGCCGGTGGTGGTCTACCGCCGCGGTTCGCGCCGACCCCGGGACGTGACGGACCTTGCGGACGGCCGACTCGGCATCCTCGACGGCACGAGCTACGAGGTCTTCCTCGAGGACTGGGCGGAGGAGTTCGGGCTCGAGTGGTCGGAGTTCCCGGAGGCCAGCATCGAGGACCTGCTCGAGGACGTCAGCAACGAGGAACTGGATTTCACCATCCTCGATTCGAACATCTTCGACCTGAACCGGCGCTATTTCCCCGCCGTGCGTCGCGCGTTCGAGATCGGCCCGCCGCAGCCGCTGGCCTGGGCCACGCGGCTCGGCGACGACGACACGCTGGTCCAGGCGATGCGCGAGTTCTTCGCCGCCGGTTCCACCGCACCGCTGATCGGCGAACTGCGCGAGCGCTACTACAGCCACGTGGAGAACTACGAGCCGGTCGGCACCTTCAACTTCATGCAGCAGATGCGCGAGCGCCTGCCCCGGATCCGGCCCTTGTTCGAAGAGGCGGCCGAGGACACGGGCCTGGACTGGCGCCTGCTCGCCGCGGTGAGCTACCAGGAGTCGCACTGGGACCCGAACGCGGTCTCGCGCACCGGCGTGCGCGGCCTGATGATGCTGACCCAGCGCACCGCCCGGCAGGTCGGCATCGAGGACCGCCGGGACCCGGCCCAGAGCGTTTCCGGCGGCGCGCGCTACCTGGTCTCGCTGATCGACCGCCTGCCCGAGCGCATCGATGATCCCGATCGCCTCTGGTTGGCGCTGGCGGCGTACAACATCGGCCTCGGCCACCTCGAGGACGCCCGCGTGCTGACCGAAGTCCAGGGCGGCGATCCCGACCGCTGGGTCGACGTCCGCGACCGCCTGCCCCTGCTGACCCAGGAGCGCTATTTCTCGCAGACGCGCTTCGGCTACGCCCGCGGCTACGAGGCCGCGAGCTACGTCGAGAACATCCGTACCTTCTACGAGATCCTGGTCTGGATGGACGGCCGCGAGCATCCGCTGCTCGCACGGACCGCGGCGGCGGCCGACGAGGCAGAGGGCGACGAGACCGATCGCGGCGACGACGCTGCCGACGGCTGAGGGCCCGGCACGGACCGGAGGGCCCGAACGGTCCTAACGGTCCCGTTTTCGACGAATCAACGGCCGCGAAGGAACAGGCGATCGAGCTGCTGCAGGTCCAGCTCGACCCAGGTCGGCCGACCGTGATTGCACTGGTCGGACCGCTCGGTCCGCTCCATGTCGCGCAGCAGCGCGTTCATCTCGTCGATGTTCAATCGCCGGTTGGCGCGCACCGATCCGTGACAGGCCGCCGTCGACAGCAACTCGTCGATCGCCTGCTCGACGCGTTTCGAGTCGCCCAGCTCGGTCAGGTCGGACAGCACGTCGCGGACCAGAGCGTGGCTGTCGGCCGTGGCCAGCAGCGTCGGAACCGCCCGGATCAACACGCTTTCCGGACCGGCCGGCTGCAGCTCGAAGCCCAGCCGGTGCAGGGAATCCTGGTGCTGCTCCAGCGCCCGGACCTCGCGCGCCGAAACGGCCAGGGTTTCCGGCACGAGCAGGGTCTGGGCGCGGACGCGATCTTCCTGCCACGAGGCCTTCATCCGCTCGTAGACGATTCGCTCGTGAGCGGCGTGCATGTCCACCAGCACCAGGCCGCGGGCGTTCTGGGCCAGCACGTAGATGCCATGGACCTGGGCCAGGGCGAAGCCGAGCGGCGGGACCTCGGCGTCGCCGCCGTCGGCCGGCAGCGGCCGTCCACCGTCGCGGTCGCTCGGCCGGGCCAGCTCGGCGTAGCGCTGCACGGCCTCGGCCACCGGGAGCCCGAGGCCGCCCTGGCGATCGTCCCGCCACCCGGCGCCCGTCGACGGCAGATCGATCCGGCCGGCGGCCGGTCCCGCATGGGACGCGCTCCGTCCTTCGTCGGACCCCGGCCGGGTTCCGGACAGCGCCCTGTGGATCATCGAGAACAGGAAATCGTGGACCGTCCGTCCGTCGCGAAAGCGCACCTCGGTCTTCTGCGGGTGGACGTTGACGTCGACCCGGCCGGGGTCGAGTTCCAGCATCAGCACGTAGGCCGGGTGGCGGCCCGAGTACAGCACGTCGGAATAGGCCTGGCGCACCGCGTGGGTGACCAGCCGGTCGCGGACCAACCGGCCGTTGACGAAGAAGAACTGCATGTCGGCCTGGCTGCGGGAGAAGCTCGGACGCGCGATCCAGCCGCTCAGGCGGAGCCCCTGGTGTTCGGTCTCCACGGTCAGCGCATGGTCGATGAAGCCCTGGCCGCAGACGTCCTCGACCCGCCGCTGTCGGGCCGCGTCGCTGTCGGCGGTCGGCAGGCGGCGCACCGCCCGACCGTTGTGGTGGAGTTCGAAGGCGCAGTTCATCCGGGCCAGCGCCAGCCTCCGTATGCACTCGTCGATGTGGCCGAATTCCGTGCGTTCGGTCTTCAGGAACTTGCGCCGCGCCGGCGTGTTGAAGAACAGGTCGCGCACGTCGATCACCGTTCCGGGCGGCATCGGGCACGGTTCGGGATCGCCGACCCGCCCCCCCTCGGCGACCAGCCTCATGCCGCCGTCGGCACCGGCCGCGCGACTGGACAGGTCGAGTCGGGCCACGGAACCGATGCTGGCCAGCGCCTCACCGCGGAACCCGAGGCTGGCCACCGCCTCGAGATCTTCCAGCCGCTCGATCTTGCTGGTCGCGTGGGGATGCAGCGCGAGCGGCAGTTCGTCGGCCGGGATGCCGTGACCGTCGTCGGTGATCCGGATGCGGCGCTGGCCACCGCCCTCGATGTCGATCCGGACCCGTCGCGCTCCGGCGTCGAGGCTGTTCTCGACCAGCTCCTTGACCACCGAGGCGGGCCGCTCGATGACTTCGCCGGCCGCGATCTGATTGACCAGGTGCTCGGGCAGCGCGCGGATCGGCATCTAGGGCGGCCCATCGGGTGCGTCGGGCAGGCGGAGTCGCTCGACCGGACGACCCTCGATGACGTGTGCCTGGAGAATCTCCTCCAGGTCGTCCTCGTCGATGTAGGTGTACCAGACGCCCTCGGGATAGACCACCAGCACCGGACCAAGCTCGCAGCGATCGAGGCAGCCGGCGATGTTGACCCGCACGCCGCCGGCGCCGGCCAGGCCGAGCTCCTTGATCCTCGACTTCATCCAGGCCCGGAGCTCGGGCGAGCCGCACTGGGCGCAGGAGGGCCGCTCCGCGCCCTCGGCGCGCTGGTTGGTGCAGAAGAACAGGTGCTTGCGGTAATAGGACACGATCGGGGCCGTCGAGGACTCAGTCGAAACTGTAGACCAGGTTGACCGTGCTGAGCACGTCGGTGTTGTCGCGACCGGCGGCGACGTCGGTGTTGTGCCGCACCGCGACCCCGGTCTTCAGCGACATCGCGCTGTTGATCGCGACCTCCAGCGACAGCGCGTTCTCGACGAAGGTGTTCGACGCGCCGGATTCGACCAGCAGCGCGTTTTCCAGCCGAGCCGTTTCGGAAATCTGCCACGCGTAGTCCAGCGCGCCGCGTGCGATCAGCTTCGTTTCCGATTCGCCGGAATCGCGTTCTTCGGAGAATCGTACGCCCGGGCCGGCCTCGACCGACAGGGTGTGAGACTCGCCGTCAAGGACCCGGTAGCCGTAGCCGAGGCCGGCCGTGGCCTGGTATTCGAAGGAGGAGAACTTGTCCTGGTCGTAGCGCGCCGAACCGACCAGGTAGCTGCGCTCGGTCAGATCGTAGAGCGTGTTGTTGGAAATCACGAAGCGGCTGGCGTCCAGTTCGCCCTCGTTCTCCGAGCGCAGGTAGCTGCTCTTCAGGGTGTTGGTCCAGCGGTCCTGCTCGTAACGCAGTTCGAAGCCCGCGTTGACGGTCTCCGTGTCGCTGTTTCCGCGAGCGAAGACAAGGCCGAGTTCGCCCGACCCGGTCCATTCGGCCGCGACGGCTCCCGACGCCGCCAGCAGGATGGCGGCGGCAAGGGCCTTGCAGGCACGGTCGAATTCAGCAATCTTCGTCATTTCGATATCTCCGGGTTCGGGTTGAAGGCGGCCGGGCGTCGGTCCGGCCCGTCGCAAAGCCGCGCAGGATAGCAAAGCGACCGGTGTGGCCGCGTCGTCGCGGATCGAGGCCGTGACCACGCGGTGGCGGTAGACTCTCGGCCCGGACACCCAACCAGCTACCGTCATGAGCCAGTCCCTGAGTGATCGCGTCCTTTCCGAATTCGACCGGGCCCTGCGCGTGGTCCTGGCGCCCGCACCGGCGGCAGAACGGCCGCGGCCGGGCGCCGATGCGGAAGAACCCGAGTTCGACGAGAGGCAACGGCGCGAGATCGCCGGCCTGATGCGCGTGAACCACACGGGAGAGGTCTGTGCCCAGGCACTGTACGCGGGCCAGGCAGCGACCGCGCGAACCGCCGGCGTGCGTGCCGAGATGCAGCAGGCGGCCGACGAGGAAG harbors:
- the mutL gene encoding DNA mismatch repair endonuclease MutL; this encodes MPIRALPEHLVNQIAAGEVIERPASVVKELVENSLDAGARRVRIDIEGGGQRRIRITDDGHGIPADELPLALHPHATSKIERLEDLEAVASLGFRGEALASIGSVARLDLSSRAAGADGGMRLVAEGGRVGDPEPCPMPPGTVIDVRDLFFNTPARRKFLKTERTEFGHIDECIRRLALARMNCAFELHHNGRAVRRLPTADSDAARQRRVEDVCGQGFIDHALTVETEHQGLRLSGWIARPSFSRSQADMQFFFVNGRLVRDRLVTHAVRQAYSDVLYSGRHPAYVLMLELDPGRVDVNVHPQKTEVRFRDGRTVHDFLFSMIHRALSGTRPGSDEGRSASHAGPAAGRIDLPSTGAGWRDDRQGGLGLPVAEAVQRYAELARPSDRDGGRPLPADGGDAEVPPLGFALAQVHGIYVLAQNARGLVLVDMHAAHERIVYERMKASWQEDRVRAQTLLVPETLAVSAREVRALEQHQDSLHRLGFELQPAGPESVLIRAVPTLLATADSHALVRDVLSDLTELGDSKRVEQAIDELLSTAACHGSVRANRRLNIDEMNALLRDMERTERSDQCNHGRPTWVELDLQQLDRLFLRGR
- a CDS encoding DUF481 domain-containing protein, with protein sequence MTKIAEFDRACKALAAAILLAASGAVAAEWTGSGELGLVFARGNSDTETVNAGFELRYEQDRWTNTLKSSYLRSENEGELDASRFVISNNTLYDLTERSYLVGSARYDQDKFSSFEYQATAGLGYGYRVLDGESHTLSVEAGPGVRFSEERDSGESETKLIARGALDYAWQISETARLENALLVESGASNTFVENALSLEVAINSAMSLKTGVAVRHNTDVAAGRDNTDVLSTVNLVYSFD
- the gltX gene encoding glutamate--tRNA ligase, which codes for MSDPIRTRFAPSPTGFLHIGGARTALFCWLAARATGGDFVLRIEDTDRERSTADSVQAILDGLAWLELTPDEGPYYQSERMALYRETAQRLLDEGKAYRCYCSRERLDSLREAAMAEGRKPRYDGHCRDLDPKDAPEGVDPVIRFRNPDQGTVRFVDRVRGEIEIANDELDDLVIERGDGTPTYNFAVVVDDLDMKINLVIRGDDHINNTPRQINLYRALGAPVPEFAHVPMILGDDGARLSKRHGAVSVMAWREQGYLPDALVNYLARLGWSHGDQEQFSRDDLVRLFRIEDVNRKASRFDTEKLNWLNQHYLKVAPFERIDPELKWHFAHHGLDPTLGPPLADLLTVQRERFETLAELVEQSRAFYADFETFEPGAAKKHLRPVAAEPLQAVREQLEHCTWEVESLGRAVRDTAESLGVGMGKIGQPLRVALMGHGSSPSIDQTLWLVGRQRSLDRIDRALAFIAERAAQAG
- the mltF gene encoding membrane-bound lytic murein transglycosylase MltF; this translates as MFRVLRGRPVLRGLLALAVVLGTLSGHDPATELERVRERGRLVMLTINGATTYYLGPNGESGFEYDLARAFADSLGVPLEVVALPSVEQLVPALLAGRGDFLAANLSRSPDRLDDLRFGPVYEQVEPVVVYRRGSRRPRDVTDLADGRLGILDGTSYEVFLEDWAEEFGLEWSEFPEASIEDLLEDVSNEELDFTILDSNIFDLNRRYFPAVRRAFEIGPPQPLAWATRLGDDDTLVQAMREFFAAGSTAPLIGELRERYYSHVENYEPVGTFNFMQQMRERLPRIRPLFEEAAEDTGLDWRLLAAVSYQESHWDPNAVSRTGVRGLMMLTQRTARQVGIEDRRDPAQSVSGGARYLVSLIDRLPERIDDPDRLWLALAAYNIGLGHLEDARVLTEVQGGDPDRWVDVRDRLPLLTQERYFSQTRFGYARGYEAASYVENIRTFYEILVWMDGREHPLLARTAAAADEAEGDETDRGDDAADG
- a CDS encoding transcriptional repressor, which produces MQPGRVIEEVEQRCAQDSLRLTPTRRRVLELILAADGPVKAYDLLDQLKAEQPSAAPPTIYRALEFLLEHHFIHRLETLNAFVSCFHPEHRHQGRFLICEGCDAVIELPERVSTPELTEFAASRDFRPTRQVLEIYGICSDCRQRSG